A stretch of DNA from Coccidioides posadasii str. Silveira chromosome 1, complete sequence:
atatgattgcctagGTTGGTATGATGCTAACAAGATCCACAAGATGAACTGcaacaacaccccatgtTGGAATTGGGAGCTACATTTCTGAATTCAGAatgtatatatttttaaacCCCCAGACAATCATGGATTCAGATAAACATATATTCCAACATAAACATATCAGGACTGGTGGATCTACATTTACAAATCCTCCCCATTTCTGCTATGggaatgtataaggatcacatgatttgcatggatttTGGGAacctcagtgttcagtcttctagttagaggaccCTGATGTTCTACGCAtgactccctcccatcagttgtgggcatcagacctacttagctctttcatatcccAAATCCTGGGAAGACCCACGAAACCTATACCAGGTTCCCTAACAGCTTCTTAATATTTATAGCTTTTGAATAGCTTAAGAAATGTCAGATATTTTGATGTTATTGAGCATAAGAATTCTGTAATTTATATATGGTTGACAGGAATATGGGAAATGTTGACACTGATGATCATTCTGCTTATAAGCTATACAATTCTCTAGAATGAGTGGTGCTTTTGATTGATGTCTTGAGAAAGGTCACCTTTATGCTTCACAACAGTTGAAGTAAAAAGATTTTCCAAAGTGAATGAAAATGATGCGTGTCTGAGCTGGTGATAAACAGCTATGTTAAAACTGCTGTTGATATTATTTCTGTGCAAAAAAAATTAGATTAAAATTTGTGGGGTGTGGGGGGCCTGATCAGGATTTGCTCATGTTGTGATACCACAACACCAGTGCAGTCTTGACACTCTGGATTGTCTGACAGGTATCAGGGCTGAAGAGAAATCAAGTCACAGCAAGAGCCACAGGAGTGATAACTCTGAAGGTATCCACCAAAGCAATGCATGTCCAGTGACCAATGTCCCTGACAGTCAGGGGTCCCTCCAGTCCAGAAACATCatggtgtgtgtgtgtgtaagCACCAGCACAGGGAGTCAGTTGGCCACACAGGCAGCAGCAAAGAACCTGGCTCTGCAGGACCACCACTATCAAAGAGACACAGGCACTCTAGCCAACGCTCAGTGTCTTCTCCCACTGAAACCTGTTCCATTGTGGATCTGGAGAACATGGGTGATCAGGGGATGAGTGACAACAGCAACAACCTGGATGACAATGAGCAACAGGAGAGCAATGCTGACATGCCCTGCCCTGCAGGGCCACAACAGTCAACTAGGCTCAAGCACTCCATCCAACCTGCTTCATCCTGCAGCCACCAGCCACCACCTCTCCCCCCTAAAGCCTGCTCCGTCGCGGATTCGGGACGACGCGGATGATGGTCAGAAGAGCGACTCCGATGCCTGTCACCCTGCCCGACCCCAACCGCAACACAAGCGCGCCGCTGCAAACACCGCAAGTGCCGGCAGATCCTCAAAGGCGACAGGGGTCACTGTTGCTCCCGGCGCCGGGGAGGAGAGTAGGGGGGGTGTGGGGGACAACAATGAGGCTATACCCATCCATGGCCTGCTCATGTTCCACGCTTGCCCATCGAGACCATTTTATACAGTATCCTTTGTCTGTGATGATGCCACCTCACCGCGGCCAGACACTGAAGATACTGAGGCTGCTGCTACAGGCACTGCCCATTTCTCCCAGAAGCAACCACCAACTATACCAAGGTACCCCAGGGTTGAAGTGGTGATTCCCACCAGCCGCCATGCTCGCGATCCGCCGATCCTTGATGCCGCAGAGCATGAGCTGTCAGCACCACATGCAAAGTGGCGACGAGTGTCACTACGGCCATCCACGCGCCATAATTACCATCAGTCTACAATGTCCACAGTGAGCATCAAATAATATGTCTTGTCCTGGGTTTCGCAAGCGAAGATAAACAAATAGCACACAATGGAAGGAAAATTTATAACAGATACCTCTTCAGCGATAGAAATATCCTCCTCTGATTTATATCAACCGAACCATTTGAATCATTTACTCGTCTTCGTTGTAGTCATCAAAGGGCCAATGCTGCTCAGTCATCCGCCTTAGCCATGGGTCATCATCGACTGCGGCAAGCCCCTCCGCCTTGATGGACCGTGCTCTCTCTTTCGCTTGTTCAAACAATTCATGTGATGTCCATCTATCAGACCCAACACCAAGGAATCCATGGATCTGTTCCAGTTCAGTGTCCACATCCCGCAATGAATCATCCAGTGCTGCCCTCTTCTGCGCATCCTGCTCGCTAATTACAACAGGACATGCAGGAAGGCTTCCATCTGAACGGACAGCGGCAATCTTTGACCAATTCTGCGATACCTGCGCGATATCCACTTGCAATGGGGTGTTGAGGCCTTCCCACGGACTGCCTGCATTGTCAAATATCCGGCGTCTTAGGAGACCAAATTCCTGTTCAAGGGCCTCCGAATGAGGCTCATTCAGTTTCTGCGTGAACCCCAGATAAAAAAAGTGCACATGACGGCGGCGGAACTGCTCGCATGCTATAGCATGCTCATCTGCATCCATGGAACCAAGATCTTTGGGGAGTTGCGGTGGAATGAAGTACATAGACTGCTCATCACCATAATTCTGAAATGATCGCGGTATACCAGCAGCAAGAAACATTGGAAGAACCAAAGAGTGCTGCCAGTCGATAAGACCCGTGATCTTGAAATCTTCAGAGATGAAAATGTTGTTGGGCTGAAGATCGGGATGGCGGAGAATAGGAAGGTTGAGCTTCGGGCATGTAGGAGCAAGGTACGGTGCAAGCTGGAGATATTCCAATAGTGAATTGGAATGTTCATCCGGGTCTTGTTTTTTGTAACCTAATGTTTCCCCGTAGGCACGTTGGAAGGGAAAACGAGGCTTTCCATATGTCCGAATCCAGGCCAATTCTTTTTCAGCTGGAGCTTGAAGGACAAGGCACGGATCATTATCTATAATTGTGAGAATCAGCAAAcaaaccttttttttttccatggGCTTCTTACTCACGGGGGCCGCGGTCTATGTCAAGACTTGCGCGCTCATTAAACCACCATCTAAGATTCGCGTAGGGACCAATACACAGTCCTTCCGAGTCCGATAAAGGTACATTAGGAGTGCCAGGAGGCAGGTCGTGGGCGAAGTATATACTGCCGCTAGCAGGTAGGCTGTTGGCAAAGAGCTTGGCTTCCAGTGTTACAATTTCGTGTAGGACTTTGAGCCTATCTTTTTCGGGCAGGCTAAACCAGGCGTCGCCGATAGGTCTTCCGGGGAGCTTTTCCATCAAGATGTACTCGACGCCGACAGGGTTATCATGTGCCGAATACCCTAGGACACGAGGGGCAGGAATGCCACAAGCACGAACAAAGGCTAATGTTGCGACCTCACTAGCTACTGCAAGGCGTTGGGGCATCGTCGATGGATATGGAAGTCGGGCAAGTAGAGATAAGCCATCTTTCATTGAGATGTCAAAGACACGGTTGAAACCCCCTTCAGCCAGTTTTCGGATGCTTCTTATCTCTGAAACTGGCCTACCGACAGCAGTTGCGGCAGCTTTCTTCAATTCATCAACATTGAACACT
This window harbors:
- a CDS encoding uncharacterized protein (EggNog:ENOG410Q5E0) — its product is MLTCPALQGHNSQLGSSTPSNLLHPAATSHHLSPLKPAPSRIRDDADDGQKSDSDACHPARPQPQHKRAAANTASAGRSSKATGVTVAPGAGEESRGGVGDNNEAIPIHGLLMFHACPSRPFYTVSFVCDDATSPRPDTEDTEAAATGTAHFSQKQPPTIPRYPRVEVVIPTSRHARDPPILDAAEHELSAPHAKWRRVSLRPSTRHNYHQSTMSTVSIK
- a CDS encoding uncharacterized protein (EggNog:ENOG410PUFP~COG:S); translation: MTTRGPLLHTRRLRFVNRNFHRLFSLRCAGETRPSQVAAEEGMGNKDDLFEYTSGRWIYNERRRLAERHLVFNVDELKKAAATAVGRPVSEIRSIRKLAEGGFNRVFDISMKDGLSLLARLPYPSTMPQRLAVASEVATLAFVRACGIPAPRVLGYSAHDNPVGVEYILMEKLPGRPIGDAWFSLPEKDRLKVLHEIVTLEAKLFANSLPASGSIYFAHDLPPGTPNVPLSDSEGLCIGPYANLRWWFNERASLDIDRGPHNDPCLVLQAPAEKELAWIRTYGKPRFPFQRAYGETLGYKKQDPDEHSNSLLEYLQLAPYLAPTCPKLNLPILRHPDLQPNNIFISEDFKITGLIDWQHSLVLPMFLAAGIPRSFQNYGDEQSMYFIPPQLPKDLGSMDADEHAIACEQFRRRHVHFFYLGFTQKLNEPHSEALEQEFGLLRRRIFDNAGSPWEGLNTPLQVDIAQVSQNWSKIAAVRSDGSLPACPVVISEQDAQKRAALDDSLRDVDTELEQIHGFLGVGSDRWTSHELFEQAKERARSIKAEGLAAVDDDPWLRRMTEQHWPFDDYNEDE